The nucleotide window CAGGAGCTGACGATTTAGGAAATATGTTTCAGTTTAAAAGGGATTTCAATGATGACTTCAACAATGCACGAAATGAAGTTTTTGCAAAAGAATTGAATCCTGAACTTCAAAATTTTGATATGTGGCTTTCTGCCAATGCTTCCAGAATTCCTATTGAATAAAACTATATTTAAATACATTTAGGCCCGACAGGTTTTAAAACCTGTCGGGCCTAAAATTATTAACCTTTCATGAAGTCCTCACGCATTGGGCTGAAAACATCTATTAAAATTCCGCTTTCCATACAAACCACACCATGCACTGCATGAGGAGGAACATAAAAGCTGTCTCCTTCTTTTAAAAGCTTGGTTTCTCCACTAATGGTTACTTCAAATTTTCCTTTGGCTACAAATGTAACTTGTGTATGGTAATGATCGTGTAAGGCTCCAATACTGCCGGTTTCAAAATGAACATTAACCAACATTGCCTTATCGTCATAAGCCAATATTTTGCGTTTTACCCCCTCACCTACAACTTCCCATTCGATTTCGTCTCCTATCAAAAACACATTACTGGTTCCTATATTTCCCATATTCAATCTATTTTTTATTTTATAATTCGTTGGACAAATTTAATAATCCAGACTCAATTTACGCTCATTTAGTGTCCCATATTCTGCTCTAACATTCAACATTTTTAATACTGCAAAAGTTTAACGAAAAGGCTAAAACCTTTAATTTATTTTATTCAAAATATAATTTTAAAAACTTTTATCCTAAACTATTTAAATATTATAAGATAATTTATTAAAAGTTATAGTTTAAGTAATAAAAATCAAAAACAAGCATTTTTTAAAACCAAAAACAATTCAAAATCAAATATTAAACTATTACTTTAGGAAATACTATTTATAAAATTGATTTTAAAATAAATGAATTCCAATATTTAATTCTGCCTTCCCACTAATTCAAATATCTCAACTGAAATGTCCTGCGTAAGGGCAATGTCATTAAGTTAAGGATATAAAGCCATCGTTTTGTCATTCCGAAGAATGAGGAATCTCACTAGTGACTCACGTTATGTGATTTCTCCTTCGTCGAAATGACACAAAAAAACGCTTAACTTAATGACATTGCGCGTAAGGGATAATAGTGGAAAGCCCACAGTCTCGTCATTTTTTTGACGAGACGAGGACTTGAAACAGATAGCCCGACCTCAAAGTTGAAAATGAAGGAGGCACGACTGTGGTTTTCAACTGCGGGGATACGCCCAAATTCATACAAAAACTCACATTTGATCTTATATATTATCAAATTAGCAATAGGCCATTACAAAAATGTACTCGTTTTACATAAATTTCAATATTTATACGTTTGTCAAGCAAAATAAAAACTATACATTAGCACCATCAATTATTATATCTAAATACAATGAAAAATACTGCTTTAACGCACATACATGAGGGTTTGGGAGCGAAGATGCTGCCGTTTGCTGGATACAATATGCCTATTCTTTATGATGGGGTGAATGCAGAACACGAAACGGTTCGAAATGCAGTTGGGGTTTTTGATGTGTCACACATGGGCGAATTTATTCTTTCCGGACCAAATGCTTTGGCTTTGATTCAAAAAGTGACTTCGAATGATGCTTCAACGTTGACCATCGGGAGAGCTCAATATTCTTGTTTACCTAATAATGAAGGCGGAATTGTGGATGATTTAATCATCTATAAAATGAAAGAAGATGAATATCTATTGGTTGTAAATGCTTCAAACATTGACAAAGATTGGAATTGGATTTCGGCTCACAACGATTTAGGGGTTGAAATGAAAAACCTATCGGATGAATTTTCTTTATTAGCAATCCAAGGGCCAAAAGCGGTTGAAGCGATGCAGTCGTTATCCTCTATAGATTTATCAGCTATTGCTTATTATCATTTTGAGGTAGCTGATTTTGCTGGTTTCAATGATATTATTATCTCTGCCACTGGTTACACTGGTTCGGGTGGATTTGAAATTTATTGCAAAAACTCGCAAGTAGAAGAAATTTGGAATAAAGTTTTTGAAGCAGGAGCTGCTTACGGAATCAAACCAATTGGATTGGCTGCGAGAGATACTTTACGTTTAGAAATGGGATTCTGCTTGTACGGAAACGATATTAATGATACTACATCACCTTTGGAAGCTGGATTGGGATGGATTACTAAATTCAACAAAGACTTCACCAATTCAGTTGATTTGAAAAAGCAAAAAGAAGAAGGTGTGACTAAAAAACTGGTTGCCTTTGAAATGCAAGAACGTGCAGTACCAAGACATGACTACGAAATCGTTGATGGATCGGGAGCTGTAATAGGAATTGTAACATCAGGAACTATGTCTCCTTCTATGAACAAAGGAATCGGACTAGGTTATGTTACTACTGCCAACAGCGCTGTTGATAGCGACATCTACATCCGAATCAGAAAGAATGATGTTCCAGCTAAAGTAGTAAAACTTCCTTTTTACAAAAAAAGCAACTAAGTCGCTAACCTGCCAAGATTCTAAGTCACTTAGAATTTCTGATAAATAACACTTAGATAAGGATATATTTTTTTAACTTAGATACTTAGAATCTTAATAAATCAAAAAACTATTAAGAAAAATGGTATCTAGATGAAAAAAATTACACTTGTATTCTTGTTTTCCACTTTCTCACTATTTGCACAAAATAGCGATACAAGTTGTGATATTTTACTCAAAATAAATAAATTGCTCCAACAAGAGCATTTTAGTCCTAAGCCGGTAAACGACAGTTTATCGGCTTATCTTTTTGATGAGCTTTTTGACAAACTAGATCCTTCCAGAAGCATTTTTTTAAAATCACAAGTTGACACATTGTCCAAAAAATACCGTCTCAATCTGGACGATCTGATCCTTAAACGAAATTGTTCTTTTGTTACCGCCATAAAAAATGAATACCGAAAAGCATTACTGAGAAACAGATCCATATTTGAAAAACTCAATCATGAAGCACTAAATTTCGATATAAAAGACACCATCCGATTCAAACAAAAGGATTTTGATTTTCATTTGCAGGCTAATAATGTCGAAAAGGCCTTGAATAAAAAAATCAGATATGAAGTATTGAGTGATGTCGCTGAAAAAAGCAAAAATCTGGATTCGCTGAAACTCAATTTCAATTCGATGAGTCTCAATTCCAAAAAAGACATTATTGAAAATGAGCTTTGCAAAATCAACTTTTTACTTTCGGACGAAAAATCATTTGAAGACAATGTTTTTAATATTTTCTGTAATTATTTTGATCCACACACTAATTATTTCAGCAACGATACCAAATCCAGTTTTGTATCCACTTTATCCAAAGAAAAACTCTCATTAGGATTAGACGTAAGTCTTAATGAAAAGAACGAAATTATAGTCGAAGAGATCGATCCCAACGGACCC belongs to Flavobacterium aquiphilum and includes:
- the gcvT gene encoding glycine cleavage system aminomethyltransferase GcvT; this translates as MKNTALTHIHEGLGAKMLPFAGYNMPILYDGVNAEHETVRNAVGVFDVSHMGEFILSGPNALALIQKVTSNDASTLTIGRAQYSCLPNNEGGIVDDLIIYKMKEDEYLLVVNASNIDKDWNWISAHNDLGVEMKNLSDEFSLLAIQGPKAVEAMQSLSSIDLSAIAYYHFEVADFAGFNDIIISATGYTGSGGFEIYCKNSQVEEIWNKVFEAGAAYGIKPIGLAARDTLRLEMGFCLYGNDINDTTSPLEAGLGWITKFNKDFTNSVDLKKQKEEGVTKKLVAFEMQERAVPRHDYEIVDGSGAVIGIVTSGTMSPSMNKGIGLGYVTTANSAVDSDIYIRIRKNDVPAKVVKLPFYKKSN
- a CDS encoding cupin domain-containing protein; amino-acid sequence: MGNIGTSNVFLIGDEIEWEVVGEGVKRKILAYDDKAMLVNVHFETGSIGALHDHYHTQVTFVAKGKFEVTISGETKLLKEGDSFYVPPHAVHGVVCMESGILIDVFSPMREDFMKG